A genomic segment from Nitrosopumilus sp. K4 encodes:
- a CDS encoding HYR domain-containing protein — translation MKFLFLFSLILLLGFFIGDSHAQVIDPITVRTDKTSYSHGETIFVSGEVSSKISGEAVNLVMTAPNGNIVTVTAIPVDNYNEYRTELTAGGSLMRAEGTYTINVDYGNQSRSAKTTFYYSGSSTATGDADASTISVSGFKESVRYEISGGKVFYVTPDMDAISLIVSIDTFNEGYVTLHLPRTLIDSKYQNNDSKFFVLVDGDTKDYDETSTSEIRTITIPFRAGSEEIEIIGTHLLSETSQSLSTVPVIEVETNKQTYSDGEILYVTGKVKDILGGEAVSLIITHPTGEIFVIDQLRVNRDKAFSTSVELGDESMESGKYTIVVQYGTQSRTATTTFEYIDDFTFPTKDDYTPPKILQPTDITTNAETQNGARVSFDVLAIDDVDELVIPYCNPVSGSIFPIGSHVVVCDATDSASNRAAQVSFTVTVNPPGITVPNWIKNIAEFWCDDKIDNASFIEGIQYLIDNEIILITATTSANSDSQSIPPWIKNNACWWSEGQITDEDFVKGIEYLVSNGIINVAKGETIDIQFDFDSSKEDILKNLSQIGRSTQFLIKFDADKSTNGNQFQVYKIVHDEDGWIGDMSIYYGKSDALWHPSEFDNIFQLKVFLSNENGAVPTTKSESIVKAIAETFEDELNTLGISETPSNWIENVMVSGNDVGGGERKEVLSNDSLEVSFAYKKSSLGFFEFIITEKS, via the coding sequence ATGAAATTCTTATTTTTATTCTCATTAATCTTACTTCTTGGTTTTTTCATAGGTGATTCACATGCGCAGGTCATCGATCCAATAACTGTTAGAACGGACAAAACATCGTACTCTCATGGCGAAACAATCTTTGTTTCTGGCGAGGTGAGTAGCAAGATTTCTGGCGAGGCAGTCAATCTTGTAATGACTGCACCTAATGGAAATATTGTAACTGTCACAGCTATTCCCGTTGATAATTACAATGAATATCGAACCGAGTTAACTGCAGGTGGCTCACTTATGAGAGCAGAGGGAACATACACGATTAACGTTGATTATGGAAACCAATCACGTTCTGCAAAGACTACGTTCTACTACAGCGGTTCATCTACTGCAACAGGGGATGCAGATGCAAGCACAATAAGCGTCTCAGGCTTCAAAGAATCTGTAAGGTACGAAATCTCCGGCGGAAAAGTTTTCTATGTTACACCTGATATGGATGCAATATCTCTGATAGTTAGTATTGATACATTTAACGAAGGTTATGTCACATTACATCTACCCCGAACATTAATTGATTCTAAGTATCAGAATAACGATTCCAAGTTTTTTGTATTGGTTGATGGTGACACCAAGGATTATGACGAAACTTCGACTTCTGAGATCAGAACCATCACAATTCCGTTTAGAGCAGGAAGCGAAGAAATTGAAATAATTGGAACACATCTCTTATCTGAAACATCTCAGAGTTTAAGTACAGTTCCTGTAATAGAAGTAGAAACAAACAAGCAAACATACAGTGACGGTGAAATTCTTTATGTTACTGGTAAAGTAAAAGATATTCTTGGTGGAGAAGCAGTCTCCCTTATCATCACACATCCAACAGGAGAAATTTTTGTAATAGATCAACTACGAGTAAACAGAGACAAAGCATTTTCTACATCTGTTGAATTAGGTGACGAATCTATGGAGTCAGGAAAATATACAATAGTTGTGCAGTACGGAACTCAGTCAAGAACTGCAACTACTACTTTTGAATACATTGATGATTTTACATTTCCTACAAAAGACGATTACACACCTCCAAAAATACTGCAGCCCACTGATATCACAACAAATGCCGAAACTCAAAATGGGGCACGTGTTTCATTTGATGTGTTAGCCATTGATGATGTAGATGAGCTAGTCATTCCTTACTGTAATCCTGTCTCAGGATCGATTTTTCCAATTGGAAGCCATGTTGTAGTATGTGATGCTACAGATTCTGCAAGCAATAGAGCTGCTCAGGTCTCATTTACTGTTACCGTAAATCCACCTGGAATAACAGTACCAAACTGGATAAAGAACATTGCAGAATTCTGGTGTGACGATAAAATCGATAATGCGTCATTTATTGAGGGAATCCAGTATCTTATTGATAACGAAATAATTCTAATCACCGCAACAACTTCTGCCAACTCGGACTCGCAATCAATTCCTCCATGGATAAAAAATAATGCATGCTGGTGGTCTGAAGGACAGATCACCGACGAGGATTTTGTTAAAGGAATCGAGTATTTGGTATCTAATGGAATAATCAATGTGGCAAAAGGTGAGACTATAGATATTCAATTTGATTTTGATTCGTCAAAGGAAGACATTCTAAAAAATCTGAGTCAAATTGGACGTTCCACTCAATTTCTAATTAAATTCGATGCAGACAAATCTACAAATGGAAACCAATTCCAAGTATACAAAATAGTTCACGATGAGGATGGATGGATTGGTGACATGTCAATCTATTACGGAAAATCTGATGCCCTATGGCACCCTTCAGAATTTGACAACATTTTTCAGCTGAAAGTCTTTCTGTCCAACGAAAACGGTGCAGTCCCTACAACAAAATCCGAATCTATAGTCAAAGCCATTGCAGAGACATTTGAAGATGAGCTGAATACTTTAGGTATATCTGAAACCCCTTCAAACTGGATAGAGAATGTAATGGTGTCGGGAAATGATGTCGGCGGAGGAGAAAGAAAGGAGGTTCTATCAAATGACTCTCTGGAAGTAAGTTTTGCTTACAAAAAATCAAGCTTGGGATTTTTTGAATTTATCATAACAGAAAAATCTTAG
- a CDS encoding tyrosine-type recombinase/integrase: MTLTRKQILHILCNADLKLKIAILLASSAGLRISELIQLRYSDIDFDSKPTKILIRATSKKKRARQVFITEETTIHLQDYLKKNFGWHKNSLNLDISSIYIFGRTSVTNGGNVHRFNPDSAKQSLQMLLKNHVKNISEQIDQNKNEQNTIRFYEFRKFFSSTVENVCGRNYAEALMGNRDYMDTHYQLSDEDKYQKYFSVEPYLTILDFDKIEENYNDLSQRYKEIEKSIIGLKQYLVSNSILLESLK; encoded by the coding sequence ATGACATTAACAAGAAAACAAATTCTTCATATTCTTTGTAATGCAGATCTTAAACTAAAAATTGCAATTTTGTTAGCATCAAGTGCAGGTCTAAGAATTAGTGAATTAATTCAATTGAGATATAGTGACATAGATTTTGATTCTAAACCAACAAAAATTTTGATTCGAGCTACATCAAAAAAGAAAAGAGCACGTCAGGTATTCATTACAGAAGAAACAACTATTCACTTACAAGATTATCTGAAAAAGAACTTTGGATGGCATAAAAATAGCCTTAATTTGGATATTTCAAGCATCTATATTTTTGGAAGAACATCTGTGACAAATGGTGGAAACGTACATAGATTCAATCCAGATTCAGCCAAACAATCACTTCAAATGTTACTGAAAAATCATGTCAAAAATATTTCAGAACAAATAGATCAAAACAAAAATGAACAAAATACTATTCGTTTTTATGAATTTAGAAAGTTTTTCAGTTCTACGGTAGAAAATGTTTGTGGTAGAAATTATGCTGAAGCATTAATGGGCAATAGAGACTACATGGATACTCACTATCAACTATCTGATGAAGACAAATATCAAAAGTATTTTTCAGTAGAACCATACTTAACCATTTTAGATTTTGATAAAATTGAAGAAAATTATAATGATTTATCTCAAAGATACAAAGAAATTGAAAAATCAATAATTGGGTTAAAGCAATATTTGGTTAGTAACAGTATTCTATTAGAATCATTAAAATAA
- a CDS encoding restriction endonuclease subunit S produces the protein MRLKSYPKMKDSGVEWIGKVPENWEIKKIKYDFDIRSGKTLQSSVENEDEIPVKYITTSNVLWEKIDLNNLPTMWANKNEIRKYGVKNGDLLVCEGGEGGRSAVLEKIEMDCITQNHVHIVRPKNNQNTKFLMYVLESIKNSKWFEAITARVTISNLPNLTLANTRIPFPSSGEQNNVVKFLEIETSKIDSYSEKYQKMANLLKEKAKIVVNQAVTKGLEPSVLMKDSKVKAIGLIPKKYHIKQLKHVVLEMISGPFGSSLKKEEYSKNGYRVYGQEQVIPANFSIGDYYIPKEKFQTMKRFQVFPNDVLISCVGTFGKIALVPENIEKGIINPRLIKLTPNPKICFPKFLVEYLKSSSCYSQLEESSRGGTMDIINLEILSKLFIPIPPLNEQKNIVSFVENEISKINKIISKCNHKIEKLREFRNSLISSATTGKIDLR, from the coding sequence TTGAGACTAAAATCATACCCAAAAATGAAAGATTCAGGAGTAGAATGGATTGGAAAGGTTCCTGAGAATTGGGAAATAAAGAAGATTAAATATGATTTTGATATTAGAAGTGGAAAGACCCTTCAAAGTAGCGTAGAAAATGAAGATGAAATTCCTGTAAAATATATCACCACAAGTAATGTCCTGTGGGAAAAAATTGATTTGAATAATTTGCCAACAATGTGGGCAAATAAAAATGAGATAAGAAAATACGGTGTAAAGAATGGAGATCTGTTAGTTTGTGAAGGTGGAGAAGGAGGACGTTCAGCTGTTTTAGAGAAAATTGAAATGGATTGTATTACACAGAATCACGTTCATATCGTTCGTCCAAAAAACAATCAAAATACAAAATTTCTGATGTATGTTTTAGAATCTATAAAAAATTCAAAATGGTTTGAAGCAATTACTGCTAGAGTTACTATATCAAATCTACCAAACCTGACATTGGCTAACACAAGAATCCCTTTTCCCTCATCTGGTGAACAAAATAATGTTGTAAAGTTTTTAGAAATTGAAACATCAAAAATTGATTCTTATTCAGAAAAATATCAAAAAATGGCTAATCTTCTTAAAGAAAAAGCAAAGATAGTAGTAAATCAAGCAGTTACAAAAGGATTAGAACCTTCAGTTCTAATGAAGGATTCGAAAGTTAAAGCCATTGGATTAATTCCAAAAAAATATCATATTAAACAACTGAAACATGTAGTATTAGAGATGATCTCAGGACCTTTTGGTTCATCATTAAAAAAAGAAGAATATTCTAAAAATGGATATAGAGTATATGGACAAGAACAAGTAATCCCAGCAAATTTTTCAATCGGAGATTACTATATTCCAAAAGAAAAATTTCAAACTATGAAGAGATTTCAAGTTTTTCCAAATGATGTGTTAATAAGTTGTGTTGGAACATTTGGTAAAATTGCTCTGGTCCCAGAAAATATTGAAAAGGGAATAATCAATCCTCGTTTGATAAAATTAACACCAAATCCGAAGATTTGCTTCCCAAAATTTTTGGTTGAGTATCTGAAGTCTTCTTCATGTTATTCACAGCTTGAAGAATCTAGCCGTGGTGGAACTATGGATATAATCAATTTGGAAATTTTGTCCAAACTCTTTATTCCTATACCTCCTCTTAATGAACAAAAAAACATTGTTAGTTTTGTAGAAAACGAAATTTCAAAAATAAACAAAATTATTTCTAAATGTAATCATAAAATTGAAAAACTTAGAGAATTCCGTAATTCATTAATTTCATCGGCAACTACAGGAAAAATAGATTTACGATAA
- a CDS encoding type I restriction endonuclease subunit R — protein MTTQVTEKQFEDTIENFLLESGYEKSTENYDRKLGIDYEILIRFIENSQQDNFNKLKEIHGENTRDEILRSVEKTLDSESMIHVLRNGFVLSDIRLDCAYFKPVSGRNPELQRLYEKNILSVKRQFHYSTKNEKSIDLGFFLNGLPVATAELKDYKNGYLDAITQYQQDRDPQEILFAFKKRAMVHFAVDPFEIHMTTKLEGTKTEFLPFNKGYNGGKGNPPNPSGMRTSYLWEKILQKDQWLDIIGRYIAIQIIPQKYPEKPKEKLIFPRYHQLDAVNLLENETKDNGAGDNYLIQHSTGSGKSNTIAWLAYKLFSLHDNDDEAIFNSVIVLSDRVGVVNQLAKTIEQFKKTEGVVEKMENTPALIDNLQTANKILITTQQKFPQTLKKIGEIKGKKFAVIIDEAHSSQAGDEAKSVVDVLSAKMPEEIKKEAQQEESKKGLVEKIEEFRSIENLSYYAFTATPKEKTLRLFGKEISEPSRRGDGIPYDPHHEYTMRQAIEEGFILDVLQNYTTYNQYFNLVKTSTGEKIVEGKRATAAILRWVNSHEMAEEAKSEVILADFQQNVKPAIGGLAKAMIVTPARLAAFKYKRILDRLIKEKEIKGVKTLVAFSGSIKDEEGNFHTEYSLNHTSTDEQLRELFDTPEYNILIVAEKYQTGYDQPLLHTMYVDKQLKGIKAVQTLSRLNRYHPLKEETRVIDFVNEAQSIQDSFKVFYEGTSLIDKVKPNFIIELFSHIMEFKIITQKDLDDFADIWFDPETHSTDHPEIFRRIEPLLDRYNKSDEKIQDEFRSNLHKYHSEYAFLTRLVKYKDVNLEKLYALIKFLVAKKLLSGDTLQLGAVQGDISLQRFRLEKIHEGNISPDSGKRNLVSSGKIPSGKKPEILTSLSDIIRAMNDQFGKGFDLSDAEVMTIDQWMSELMKNSSLKEIAKSKFNDKNDLARAFKEEFDKIIGSRQTAEKYKGLVSRIWEDEEYHSAIVQKAVDAYYERIQENHIPPITPANPVENRLRFRQTISSCRGHLHWVDRYFNYEGLEFLMHGLDMDNVKHVKILTSVYQNGINDRLYNEFSKFQNELKEKGISCEMQVIMTKDLHRQMHDRFMIAENVTYNVPSPTTVNLGQYSEIRKTTSQVPFDEWWNSSESIDILQNWDKIKEKREQLSRRY, from the coding sequence GTGACAACTCAAGTCACAGAAAAACAATTTGAAGATACAATTGAAAACTTTCTTCTAGAATCTGGTTATGAAAAATCTACAGAAAACTATGACAGAAAACTTGGCATAGACTATGAGATTTTAATTCGATTCATTGAAAACTCACAACAAGATAATTTCAATAAACTCAAAGAGATTCATGGAGAAAATACTCGAGATGAGATTCTTCGTAGTGTAGAAAAGACATTAGATTCTGAATCCATGATACATGTTCTAAGAAACGGATTTGTACTATCTGACATCAGACTAGATTGTGCCTATTTCAAGCCTGTTTCGGGTAGAAATCCAGAACTGCAACGCCTCTATGAGAAAAACATTCTCTCAGTAAAAAGACAATTTCACTATTCTACAAAAAATGAAAAGTCAATTGATTTGGGATTTTTCCTAAACGGATTACCCGTAGCAACAGCAGAACTCAAAGACTACAAAAATGGCTATCTTGACGCGATAACTCAATATCAACAAGACAGGGATCCACAAGAGATTCTATTTGCGTTTAAAAAAAGAGCAATGGTTCACTTTGCAGTAGATCCATTTGAAATTCACATGACTACAAAACTAGAGGGAACAAAAACTGAATTCCTGCCATTTAACAAAGGATACAATGGCGGAAAGGGAAACCCTCCAAACCCCTCTGGAATGAGAACTAGTTATCTCTGGGAAAAAATACTACAAAAAGATCAATGGCTTGACATTATTGGAAGATACATTGCAATACAAATTATTCCACAAAAGTATCCGGAAAAACCAAAAGAAAAACTCATCTTCCCAAGATATCATCAATTAGATGCGGTAAATCTACTGGAAAATGAAACCAAAGATAATGGTGCAGGAGATAACTATCTAATTCAACACTCCACTGGAAGTGGAAAAAGTAATACAATTGCATGGCTTGCATACAAATTATTTTCATTACATGATAATGATGATGAGGCAATTTTTAATTCTGTAATTGTTTTGTCTGACAGAGTAGGGGTTGTAAATCAACTTGCAAAGACAATAGAACAATTCAAAAAAACTGAAGGTGTAGTTGAAAAAATGGAAAACACACCTGCATTAATTGATAATTTACAAACTGCAAACAAAATTCTAATCACGACTCAGCAAAAATTCCCCCAAACACTAAAAAAAATTGGAGAAATAAAGGGGAAAAAATTTGCAGTAATTATTGATGAGGCACACTCTTCTCAAGCAGGAGATGAAGCAAAATCAGTTGTTGATGTGCTTTCAGCAAAAATGCCTGAGGAAATCAAAAAAGAGGCGCAGCAAGAAGAATCCAAAAAAGGGTTGGTTGAAAAAATAGAGGAATTTCGCTCAATTGAGAATCTCAGCTACTATGCCTTTACTGCAACCCCTAAAGAAAAGACCCTTAGGCTCTTTGGAAAAGAGATTTCTGAGCCCAGCAGGAGGGGGGATGGAATCCCATATGATCCTCATCATGAATACACAATGAGGCAGGCAATTGAGGAGGGATTCATCTTAGATGTATTGCAAAACTATACGACATACAATCAATATTTTAATCTGGTAAAAACTTCAACTGGAGAAAAAATAGTTGAAGGAAAAAGAGCAACAGCTGCAATTCTTCGATGGGTAAATTCTCACGAGATGGCAGAAGAAGCAAAAAGTGAAGTAATTCTAGCGGACTTTCAACAAAATGTCAAGCCTGCAATAGGCGGGCTAGCAAAAGCAATGATTGTAACTCCTGCCAGACTTGCAGCATTCAAGTACAAACGAATCTTAGACAGACTAATCAAAGAAAAAGAGATCAAAGGCGTAAAGACACTTGTTGCATTTTCTGGCTCTATCAAAGATGAAGAAGGAAATTTTCATACTGAATACTCGCTAAATCACACAAGTACAGATGAACAGCTAAGAGAATTATTTGATACTCCTGAATATAATATTCTAATTGTTGCAGAAAAATATCAAACAGGATATGATCAGCCATTATTGCATACAATGTATGTAGACAAGCAACTCAAAGGAATAAAGGCTGTTCAGACATTGTCTCGTCTTAACAGATATCATCCATTAAAGGAAGAAACTAGAGTAATTGATTTTGTTAATGAAGCACAATCAATTCAAGATTCCTTTAAGGTATTTTATGAAGGAACATCATTAATTGACAAAGTAAAACCAAATTTCATTATTGAATTGTTTTCTCATATTATGGAGTTTAAAATTATCACACAAAAAGATCTTGATGATTTTGCAGACATTTGGTTTGATCCTGAAACACATTCAACTGATCACCCTGAAATTTTTAGACGGATTGAACCACTACTTGACAGATACAACAAAAGTGATGAAAAGATTCAAGATGAATTTAGATCAAACTTGCACAAATATCATAGCGAATATGCATTTTTAACTAGACTTGTAAAATACAAGGATGTCAATCTTGAGAAATTGTATGCATTAATCAAATTTCTTGTGGCTAAAAAACTATTATCAGGGGATACATTGCAACTTGGAGCAGTACAAGGAGACATTTCGCTTCAGAGATTTAGGCTCGAAAAGATTCATGAAGGAAATATTTCTCCTGACTCTGGAAAGAGAAATCTTGTTTCTTCAGGAAAAATCCCATCTGGTAAAAAACCTGAGATTCTAACATCCTTATCTGATATTATTCGCGCAATGAATGATCAGTTTGGAAAAGGATTTGATCTTAGCGATGCTGAAGTAATGACTATTGATCAGTGGATGTCAGAACTGATGAAAAATTCCTCACTCAAAGAGATTGCTAAATCAAAATTCAATGATAAAAATGATCTAGCCAGAGCATTCAAAGAGGAATTTGACAAAATTATTGGAAGTAGACAAACTGCGGAAAAATATAAGGGACTAGTATCAAGAATTTGGGAAGATGAAGAATATCATTCTGCAATAGTACAAAAAGCAGTGGACGCATACTATGAACGAATTCAAGAAAATCATATTCCTCCAATCACTCCTGCCAATCCTGTAGAAAACAGATTACGATTTAGACAGACAATCTCAAGTTGTAGAGGACATCTGCATTGGGTTGACAGATACTTCAATTATGAAGGATTGGAATTTTTAATGCACGGACTTGATATGGATAATGTAAAACATGTTAAAATTCTAACAAGTGTTTATCAGAATGGAATTAATGATAGACTGTATAACGAATTCTCTAAATTCCAAAATGAATTAAAGGAAAAAGGAATTTCTTGTGAGATGCAGGTGATAATGACTAAAGACTTGCATAGACAGATGCATGATAGATTTATGATTGCAGAAAATGTAACATATAATGTTCCATCACCTACTACAGTAAATCTTGGCCAATATAGTGAAATTAGAAAAACTACCTCTCAAGTTCCCTTTGATGAATGGTGGAATAGTTCCGAATCCATTGACATTTTGCAAAATTGGGATAAAATTAAGGAAAAACGTGAGCAATTGTCAAGGAGGTACTAG
- a CDS encoding restriction endonuclease subunit S, whose translation MKIYPKMKDSGVEWIGEIPEHWDITKIKFTSYVKGRIGWQGLRSDEFTDKGPLLVTGTDFENGKINWNTCHHVDQWRYDQDPHIQLREKDILITKDGTIGKVAKVEQIPAPTTLNTGVMVIRPLKDTYLSEFIFWMLQSSIFLEFINWIKTGSTIHHLYQESFNNFQFVLPKTLEEQKQIANFLDKKTTKIDSDIQKNQRLVELLKEKRQSTINQTVTKGLDPTVPMKDSCVDWIGEIPKGWNEKRLKFSIFLRSDKSRDSNSRPYIGLENITSKNGKLIDVNNEMNESDSKLFEEKDVLLGKLRPYLAKVWNAEFAGRCSSEFLVFKGIDYESKFLSLLLLSDGTIKNIDASTYGAKMPRAEWSFIGNMVLPVPPKEEQNEIARFLEKETSKIDSLISKTESQIEKIQEFRQALITSAVTGKIDVREAIA comes from the coding sequence ATGAAAATTTATCCAAAGATGAAAGATTCTGGTGTGGAATGGATTGGAGAAATACCTGAACATTGGGATATAACAAAAATAAAGTTTACATCATATGTTAAAGGAAGAATTGGTTGGCAGGGATTACGTTCCGATGAATTTACTGATAAAGGTCCCTTGTTAGTAACTGGAACAGATTTTGAAAATGGAAAAATTAATTGGAATACATGTCATCATGTTGATCAATGGAGATATGATCAAGATCCCCACATACAATTAAGAGAAAAAGATATTTTGATTACAAAAGATGGAACAATTGGAAAAGTTGCAAAAGTAGAACAAATTCCTGCACCCACTACATTAAACACTGGAGTAATGGTAATCAGACCATTAAAAGATACATATTTGTCAGAATTTATTTTTTGGATGTTACAGTCAAGCATATTTTTAGAATTCATTAATTGGATAAAAACAGGCTCAACAATTCATCATCTATATCAAGAATCATTCAATAACTTTCAATTTGTATTGCCAAAAACACTAGAAGAACAAAAACAAATTGCAAATTTTCTAGACAAAAAAACTACAAAAATTGATTCGGACATCCAAAAAAACCAAAGACTGGTTGAATTGCTCAAAGAAAAGAGGCAGAGTACCATCAATCAGACTGTAACAAAAGGACTAGATCCTACTGTTCCTATGAAGGATTCGTGTGTGGATTGGATTGGTGAGATACCTAAAGGATGGAATGAAAAAAGACTCAAATTTTCAATTTTCTTACGTTCAGACAAATCAAGAGATTCTAATTCACGACCTTATATTGGACTAGAAAATATTACATCAAAAAATGGAAAATTGATTGATGTAAATAATGAAATGAATGAATCTGATTCTAAATTGTTTGAAGAAAAGGATGTTTTATTAGGAAAACTGAGACCATATCTTGCTAAAGTATGGAATGCAGAATTTGCAGGAAGATGTTCTAGTGAGTTTTTAGTATTCAAAGGAATAGATTACGAATCAAAATTTCTTTCTTTATTGTTGTTATCTGATGGAACAATAAAGAATATTGATGCATCAACTTATGGAGCAAAAATGCCAAGGGCTGAATGGAGTTTTATTGGTAATATGGTTTTACCAGTACCTCCCAAAGAAGAACAAAATGAAATTGCAAGATTTTTAGAAAAAGAAACCTCTAAAATTGATTCATTAATCTCAAAAACAGAATCTCAAATAGAAAAGATACAAGAATTCAGACAAGCACTGATCACATCTGCTGTTACTGGTAAAATTGATGTACGGGAGGCGATTGCGTGA
- a CDS encoding type I restriction-modification system subunit M, with protein sequence MEWNEIVSLAWNAKEILRGDFKRIDYGRIILPFIVLRRLGRLLEPTKKEVLEELEKHKGTDEKLLEKILNDVTGYEFHNKSKFDLEQLLEEPDDIHKNMKEYMRGFSKEVKEVFENFKFNNTIDELHKQGQLYNIVQHFAKAPLDKESVTHEVMGRIYEELIRKTSEATNEEAGEHFTPREVIQLMVNLIFSEDEEKLKEGGGSVSIYDPAAGTGGMLAMAKNHLHDDVNSKLKVELFGQELLPFAYAICKSDMMIKELNLENIKIGNSLTDQDGFPDDKFHYMLSNPPFGVDWGKYSTKIFAEQEKGFDGKYGAGLPRKSDGSLLFLMHMISKMKPKENGGARIAIVLNGSPLFTGEAGSGESNIRKWIIENDMLEAVIAMPDQLFYNTGIFTYLWIVTNNKPEHRKGKVQLINAVGPEFYSKMKSSLGMKRNEIEEEKNGQISKITKIFKDFEEGEFSKIYDNEYFGYTRITVERPLKRNFVVNEERIENLKQEKNFEKLPEKPLKKIPSKGQVLECLASIPTKTFKNYTEFSDKVKEVFTQKEVKLPSPLLKTIENALSERDETAEPYYEKQDDPHPVADSELRDYENIPLGKDIDEYFEEEVKKYVPDAWIDESTRDKIGYEIPFTRQFYKYTPLRPLEEINADIRKLQKEISEGLEELMNE encoded by the coding sequence ATGGAATGGAATGAAATTGTATCATTGGCATGGAACGCAAAAGAGATCCTCAGAGGAGATTTTAAGAGAATTGACTATGGGCGAATTATTTTACCATTTATTGTCCTGAGAAGACTCGGGAGACTCTTAGAGCCAACAAAAAAAGAAGTTCTTGAAGAATTAGAAAAACACAAAGGAACAGATGAAAAACTGTTAGAAAAAATCCTAAATGATGTTACTGGTTATGAATTCCATAACAAAAGCAAATTTGATCTAGAGCAACTCCTCGAAGAACCAGATGATATTCATAAAAATATGAAAGAGTACATGCGGGGATTTTCAAAAGAGGTGAAGGAAGTTTTTGAGAATTTCAAATTTAACAATACCATTGATGAATTACATAAGCAAGGTCAATTATACAATATTGTTCAGCATTTTGCAAAAGCCCCTCTTGACAAAGAATCTGTCACTCATGAAGTAATGGGCAGAATCTATGAGGAACTAATTAGAAAAACAAGTGAGGCAACAAATGAAGAGGCAGGTGAGCACTTTACACCAAGAGAAGTTATTCAATTAATGGTAAATCTAATTTTTTCAGAAGATGAAGAAAAACTCAAAGAAGGGGGCGGTTCTGTCTCGATTTATGATCCAGCTGCAGGAACAGGCGGCATGCTTGCAATGGCAAAAAACCATCTTCATGATGATGTTAATTCAAAATTAAAAGTAGAATTGTTTGGGCAGGAACTTTTGCCATTTGCATATGCAATTTGTAAATCAGATATGATGATTAAGGAATTGAACTTAGAGAACATTAAGATTGGAAACAGCCTGACTGATCAAGATGGATTCCCAGACGATAAATTTCACTATATGTTATCTAATCCTCCATTTGGTGTAGATTGGGGAAAATATTCTACAAAGATTTTTGCTGAACAAGAAAAGGGATTTGATGGAAAGTATGGTGCAGGACTTCCAAGAAAAAGCGATGGTTCTTTGCTATTTTTGATGCACATGATTTCAAAAATGAAACCAAAAGAAAATGGTGGTGCAAGAATTGCAATTGTTCTAAACGGGTCTCCGTTATTTACTGGAGAAGCAGGATCTGGTGAAAGCAACATCAGAAAATGGATTATTGAAAATGATATGCTAGAAGCAGTAATTGCAATGCCAGACCAATTATTTTACAACACTGGAATTTTCACATATCTATGGATTGTAACTAATAACAAGCCTGAACATCGTAAAGGAAAGGTCCAATTGATTAATGCAGTTGGTCCTGAATTTTACTCTAAAATGAAAAGCAGTCTTGGTATGAAAAGAAATGAGATAGAAGAAGAAAAGAATGGTCAGATTTCAAAAATTACAAAGATATTCAAGGACTTTGAGGAAGGAGAATTCTCAAAGATTTATGATAACGAATACTTTGGATATACCCGAATTACAGTAGAGCGTCCATTAAAGAGAAATTTTGTTGTAAATGAGGAAAGAATTGAGAATCTAAAACAAGAGAAAAACTTTGAAAAATTACCTGAAAAACCACTCAAGAAAATTCCATCAAAAGGACAGGTTCTAGAATGTCTTGCTAGCATTCCAACTAAAACTTTCAAAAATTATACTGAATTCTCAGATAAAGTCAAAGAAGTTTTCACACAAAAAGAAGTGAAACTCCCATCTCCACTATTAAAGACAATAGAAAATGCATTATCTGAACGAGATGAGACGGCAGAGCCATACTATGAAAAACAAGATGATCCTCACCCTGTAGCCGATTCTGAGCTAAGAGATTATGAAAATATTCCATTGGGAAAAGACATTGATGAATATTTTGAAGAAGAGGTCAAAAAATATGTTCCAGATGCATGGATAGATGAATCAACTAGAGACAAAATTGGATATGAGATTCCATTTACACGTCAATTCTACAAGTACACCCCCCTAAGACCACTAGAAGAAATCAATGCTGACATAAGAAAATTACAAAAAGAAATCTCTGAAGGCCTGGAGGAGTTGATGAATGAATGA